One part of the Planctomycetota bacterium genome encodes these proteins:
- the queD gene encoding 6-carboxytetrahydropterin synthase QueD: protein MQAQFAAAHRLREYDGNCERLHGHNWRVDVTLRGHSLDRLGMLMDFREAKRLLHEVLEPLDHQCLNDVEPFRDMNPTTENIARTLFEALTERLPQGIAVARVTAWESDGCGASYSRPAP from the coding sequence ATCCAGGCCCAGTTCGCCGCCGCACACCGCCTGCGGGAGTACGACGGCAACTGCGAACGCCTTCACGGCCACAATTGGAGGGTGGACGTCACTCTCCGGGGCCATTCGCTCGACCGGTTGGGCATGTTGATGGACTTTCGCGAGGCGAAGCGCCTGCTTCACGAGGTGCTCGAGCCCCTGGACCACCAGTGCCTGAACGACGTCGAGCCGTTCCGCGACATGAACCCGACCACCGAGAACATCGCTCGGACGCTCTTCGAGGCCCTGACAGAACGGCTTCCCCAAGGCATCGCCGTGGCGAGGGTCACTGCCTGGGAATCGGACGGCTGCGGGGCCAGCTACAGCAGGCCCGCCCCGTGA
- a CDS encoding tetratricopeptide repeat protein yields MSDASSRPLGSPAMAAPRRRGERGRAWVVALVLLLLIPGVVAAGILYMWSVRQRFQAPLEQAQAHLAAGEYDAALAAFEVARRARPEDPAPLRGQAACFLAKSQFAAAAELAEKAIAAAEASPEARAEGRVLAAEIALVEAGPWDALAEKPTDLSDEKRIRLRKALEHGQAAVDDQPENAAAHRALAEARARLGDAAGALLHIRRALSLAPDDRAIRLAAADVFASAGRLPEALEQCRQAAKGLDVLGRLTGRDRALLLRALSQAARVATKLKFGEQAASFWHAYLAAGGDKATGQTGLMIARYVQGDYAQAIEEGDRAVSASTKSTWDLHYYRGLAFFELGRYDRSAQEFRVALTRLDDAPTQYMLGRALLRSRDPAGARDALLAALRLDPRHQEARRELVGLYEAAGEVDQALAELQRGVAATPAARGPRQDLASFCLRHGREAEAEEALQALCRLRPPSADDAEALCQFYLQRFQPERALPWALEASRLDPPSAARVHLIARTEAALGRTDEAIARFEQALRLDPHYAPAYIAWATALQAAGRRDLAEDVFQRGRKAVPHSLELRCAQASFWIATGREQDGVDELKRRVDSDRLALLPRVALVEHFLAKNARETALAQAKEGVDALPRDLGALDLLARVHRARGEWDRVRGVLSEMARLPGGDARVLAQRLAAHARDGFYEAALKLADETLERQPQETARAALPLAIVRFLSGELGDPGEEALRAVERLRSDDPREPDAAVVQLLMHIVRRDEGRPPSVTGLGKPTLPAVALDALAALVRRNESRPDLGRQTARLLLHAYLYERAGWFDTAAEQLEEVLRLAPDCLVACWLAPVLWDRAGDRARAIAVCERSLKQCEGFARGRGLLGDLLLLDGQAARARAAYAEGAAGENAPPFELRTKLALAAAALGDGAGAAETWRSILRVEPRQMPACNNLACYLAGQPPPALDEAAALAQNARDAAGEHPAVLDTLGWIAFLRGEWQRALDALGPSADGAPHRAAAHFHLGVARARLPREASAAESALRTALELAPHGVLADTARRVLRELELDDFRRKVKPR; encoded by the coding sequence ATGAGCGACGCATCGAGCCGACCCCTGGGTTCGCCTGCTATGGCCGCGCCGCGGCGCCGAGGGGAGCGCGGCCGGGCCTGGGTCGTCGCGCTCGTTCTGCTGCTGCTCATCCCCGGGGTGGTGGCCGCCGGAATCCTCTACATGTGGAGCGTGCGGCAGCGCTTCCAGGCGCCGCTCGAGCAGGCCCAGGCGCATCTGGCGGCGGGCGAGTACGATGCGGCGCTGGCGGCCTTCGAGGTGGCCCGCCGCGCGCGGCCCGAGGACCCCGCGCCGCTGCGGGGCCAGGCGGCCTGCTTCCTGGCGAAGAGCCAGTTCGCCGCCGCCGCCGAGCTGGCCGAGAAGGCGATCGCCGCCGCAGAAGCTTCGCCCGAGGCCCGGGCCGAAGGGCGCGTGCTGGCCGCCGAGATCGCCCTCGTGGAGGCCGGGCCCTGGGATGCCCTGGCCGAGAAGCCGACCGACCTGAGCGATGAGAAGCGGATCCGGCTCCGCAAGGCCCTCGAGCACGGGCAGGCGGCGGTGGACGACCAGCCCGAGAACGCGGCGGCCCACCGGGCGCTGGCGGAAGCGCGGGCGCGCCTGGGCGATGCGGCCGGCGCGCTCCTGCACATCCGCCGAGCCCTCAGCCTGGCGCCCGACGACCGGGCCATCCGGCTGGCGGCGGCGGACGTGTTCGCGAGCGCCGGGCGCCTGCCCGAGGCCCTCGAGCAATGCCGGCAGGCCGCCAAGGGCCTCGATGTTCTCGGCCGGCTGACGGGGCGCGACCGCGCCCTCCTCCTGCGCGCCTTGAGCCAGGCCGCCAGGGTCGCCACGAAACTGAAGTTCGGCGAGCAAGCCGCGAGCTTCTGGCACGCCTACCTTGCGGCCGGCGGCGACAAGGCCACAGGGCAAACCGGCCTGATGATCGCCCGCTACGTCCAGGGCGACTACGCGCAGGCCATCGAGGAGGGGGACCGCGCGGTCAGCGCCAGCACCAAGAGCACCTGGGACCTGCACTACTACCGCGGGTTGGCCTTCTTCGAGCTCGGGCGCTACGACCGCAGCGCCCAGGAGTTCCGCGTGGCCCTGACCCGCCTCGACGACGCGCCGACGCAGTACATGCTGGGCCGCGCGCTGCTGCGTTCGCGCGACCCCGCGGGCGCTCGCGATGCCCTGCTCGCCGCGCTGAGGCTGGACCCGCGCCACCAGGAGGCGCGCCGCGAGCTCGTGGGCCTCTATGAGGCGGCGGGCGAGGTGGACCAGGCCCTGGCGGAACTCCAGCGCGGCGTGGCCGCCACGCCCGCCGCCCGCGGCCCCCGGCAGGACCTCGCCAGCTTCTGCCTGCGCCACGGCCGCGAGGCCGAGGCCGAGGAGGCCCTCCAGGCGCTGTGCCGGCTCCGGCCTCCCTCGGCCGACGACGCCGAGGCGCTCTGCCAGTTCTACCTCCAACGCTTCCAGCCCGAGCGGGCGCTCCCGTGGGCCTTGGAGGCCAGCCGCCTCGACCCGCCCTCCGCCGCACGCGTGCACCTGATCGCGCGAACCGAGGCCGCCTTGGGACGCACGGACGAGGCGATCGCGCGCTTCGAGCAGGCGCTGAGGCTCGACCCGCACTACGCGCCCGCCTACATCGCCTGGGCCACCGCCCTCCAGGCCGCCGGCCGCCGCGACCTGGCGGAGGACGTCTTCCAGCGCGGCCGCAAGGCCGTGCCCCATTCCCTGGAACTCCGCTGCGCGCAGGCGAGCTTCTGGATCGCCACCGGCCGCGAGCAGGACGGGGTGGACGAGCTCAAGCGCCGCGTGGACAGCGACCGCCTGGCCCTGCTCCCGCGGGTGGCGCTCGTGGAGCACTTCCTGGCGAAGAACGCCCGGGAGACGGCGCTCGCCCAGGCCAAGGAGGGCGTGGACGCGCTGCCCAGGGACCTCGGCGCCCTGGACCTCCTGGCACGAGTCCATCGCGCGCGGGGCGAGTGGGACAGGGTGCGCGGCGTGCTGAGCGAGATGGCCCGGCTGCCGGGCGGCGACGCCCGGGTCCTCGCCCAGCGGCTGGCGGCGCACGCCCGCGACGGCTTCTACGAGGCCGCGCTGAAGCTGGCCGATGAGACGCTGGAGAGGCAACCCCAGGAGACGGCGCGCGCCGCGCTCCCGCTGGCCATCGTGCGCTTTCTGAGCGGCGAACTCGGCGACCCGGGCGAGGAGGCCCTCCGCGCGGTCGAGCGACTCAGGAGCGACGACCCCCGCGAGCCCGACGCCGCCGTCGTGCAACTGCTCATGCACATCGTGCGCCGCGACGAGGGCAGGCCGCCCAGCGTCACCGGCCTGGGCAAGCCGACCCTCCCCGCCGTGGCCCTCGATGCCTTGGCCGCCCTGGTGCGCCGCAACGAGAGCCGCCCCGACCTGGGCCGCCAGACCGCGCGCCTGCTCCTCCACGCCTATCTCTACGAGCGCGCGGGCTGGTTCGACACGGCGGCCGAACAACTCGAGGAAGTCCTGCGCCTCGCGCCCGACTGCCTGGTCGCCTGCTGGCTCGCGCCCGTGCTCTGGGACCGCGCGGGCGACCGGGCCCGGGCGATCGCCGTCTGCGAGCGCTCGCTCAAGCAGTGCGAGGGCTTCGCCCGCGGCCGCGGGCTGCTCGGCGACCTGCTGCTCCTGGACGGCCAGGCGGCGCGCGCCCGCGCCGCCTACGCCGAAGGGGCGGCGGGCGAGAATGCTCCGCCCTTTGAGCTCCGCACCAAGCTCGCCCTGGCCGCCGCCGCCCTGGGGGATGGGGCGGGCGCCGCGGAGACCTGGCGCAGCATCCTCCGCGTCGAGCCGCGCCAGATGCCCGCCTGCAACAACCTGGCCTGCTACCTGGCCGGCCAACCGCCCCCCGCGCTCGACGAGGCCGCCGCCCTCGCGCAGAACGCGCGCGATGCGGCCGGCGAGCATCCCGCCGTGCTCGATACCCTGGGATGGATCGCCTTCCTGCGAGGCGAGTGGCAAAGGGCGCTGGACGCCCTCGGCCCCTCGGCCGACGGCGCGCCGCATCGGGCGGCGGCGCACTTCCACCTCGGCGTGGCGCGGGCGCGCCTGCCGCGGGAGGCCAGCGCCGCCGAATCTGCACTCAGGACCGCCCTGGAGCTGGCTCCGCACGGCGTGCTGGCCGACACGGCGCGGCGCGTGCTGAGGGAGCTGGAGCTGGACGACTTCCGACGCAAGGTGAAGCCGCGATGA
- a CDS encoding orotidine 5'-phosphate decarboxylase, with translation MDTILQVALDFLNLSQALRVAREAAAGGADWLEAGTPLIKSEGLDAVRQLRQEFPNTPIVADLKTMDAGRLELEAAAKAGASIVVVLGLASDATIQECVKAGQNYGVQVAVDLLGCPDPVARARAVADWGAALVGLHTPIDEQMRGGGAFDPVRRVAEAVAIPVAVAGGINSETAPLAVQAGARIVIVGGAITKSPDARGATAALKETLRTGRAIRTDLFRRAGAEGVREILEKVSTANISDGNHRLPGLVGLRPVWPGARMVGTALTVRTAPGDWAKPVEAIDKAEPGQIIVVDAGGRPPAVWGELATESCVKKNLAGIAVDGAVRDTPCIVELRFPCFARCVSAAAGEPKGYGEIGSTIRIEGIEINTGDWVVGDDDGLIVIPRAQAAEMANRAMDCLERENRIRGEIRAEHTTLAQVLELLRWEKK, from the coding sequence GTGGATACCATCCTCCAGGTTGCTCTGGATTTCCTCAACCTGAGCCAGGCGCTGCGCGTGGCCCGCGAGGCGGCGGCCGGCGGCGCCGACTGGCTCGAGGCCGGCACCCCCCTCATCAAGAGCGAGGGCCTGGACGCGGTCCGCCAGTTGCGCCAGGAGTTCCCCAACACCCCGATCGTGGCCGACCTGAAGACGATGGACGCCGGCCGCCTCGAGCTGGAGGCCGCGGCCAAGGCGGGGGCCAGCATCGTGGTCGTCCTCGGCCTCGCCTCCGACGCCACCATCCAGGAGTGCGTCAAGGCCGGCCAGAACTACGGCGTGCAAGTGGCGGTGGACCTCCTGGGCTGCCCGGACCCCGTGGCGCGGGCCCGGGCCGTCGCCGACTGGGGCGCGGCCCTGGTGGGCCTCCACACGCCGATAGACGAGCAGATGCGGGGCGGCGGCGCCTTCGACCCGGTGCGCCGGGTGGCCGAGGCCGTGGCCATCCCCGTCGCGGTCGCCGGCGGCATCAACTCCGAGACGGCCCCCCTGGCCGTCCAGGCCGGCGCCCGCATCGTCATCGTGGGAGGAGCCATCACCAAGTCGCCCGACGCCCGGGGCGCCACGGCCGCGCTCAAGGAGACGCTCCGCACGGGCAGGGCGATCCGCACCGACCTCTTCCGCCGGGCCGGCGCCGAGGGCGTCCGCGAAATCCTCGAGAAGGTCTCCACAGCCAATATCTCCGACGGCAACCACCGCCTGCCGGGCCTCGTGGGCCTGCGCCCCGTGTGGCCGGGGGCGCGGATGGTGGGCACCGCCCTCACCGTGCGCACCGCGCCGGGCGACTGGGCGAAGCCTGTCGAGGCCATTGACAAGGCGGAGCCGGGCCAGATCATCGTGGTGGACGCCGGGGGCCGGCCCCCGGCCGTCTGGGGCGAGCTGGCCACCGAGAGCTGCGTGAAGAAGAACCTCGCGGGGATCGCCGTGGACGGCGCGGTGCGCGACACGCCGTGCATCGTCGAGCTCCGGTTCCCGTGCTTCGCCCGCTGCGTGTCTGCGGCGGCCGGCGAGCCCAAGGGCTACGGCGAGATCGGCTCCACGATCCGCATCGAGGGGATCGAGATCAACACGGGCGACTGGGTCGTGGGCGACGACGACGGCCTGATCGTGATCCCCCGAGCCCAGGCCGCCGAGATGGCCAACCGCGCCATGGACTGCCTGGAACGCGAGAACCGCATCCGCGGCGAGATTCGCGCGGAACACACCACCCTGGCGCAGGTGCTCGAGCTCCTGCGCTGGGAGAAAAAGTGA
- a CDS encoding tetratricopeptide repeat protein has product MSLRSATTALAAWLLATASVAEPILTWPSLEAPREGRGGLFTSWSADQRQVAEALRRLERADPDRELDTLRRWAAEDPTDLATGDALAVRLWRTGRLPAAVAEFRRVLLLDPAYERSRLNLADLFREIGAPDRAIRELNEGIGLAPASTRLRRCLAELCSSRRRHRDAAEAWRQIAALKAEDPYPLINVAWELALNGQSADAKSALAKALERVAGKPEALLAVAEVHRALGQFAAAQAIWDDTLRRQPSNGPVMAQLGLLHLRDGEFARASERFAQALEQPGADATAFGGAVAAAHARSDRDGVVEFARRMRAAGHTRLVSALLANWWLSEGDAGAVQAVWALVPGGSPEERAAYDQLLSATRDNPEARRRLALLLSQAEVFRSAGWLNAAAAALEAARQLAPSGVAIGLALADCCAAAGDYSRELSLRQELAREAPDSVAACQGLVRAYLERRQWAQADEVNNEFIQRIFDEVESRVTAATRAIGSGDYEAALTHCRAALRRHPLDDRLYRLQLDALLRLGRPADAMLIVRNREGASPTFVPGPLERGLLALTAGQLDEGLAHVQRGFRNAPRDHCLWLLAALLLEKKGDLAAAAVHCQVAAWLQPDCFSTQLAAARAAAHAGLPALGAEAYRAALDLREASPELRLEFADALTSWGRHAEARDLLASIVPATAAQRDAVNSRLAEAWLAQGQAPRALELAQSILSRDAADPVARRVAVLACRDVGDLATAIQVCEAADKAPGARRPDADLGLLYLLDLRYREAEGRLADALASTEGAARASLRTMQAIACIAQGLNDRAVGALADARDALPANARPGEPLLLALGSTGADAAAAALELQSRHDRPSAAMAGWLRSVMARFAANRELAGQALAACVAEAQAWHTRSAELFAAALGRAPEEPWLLYKAAEAHARLRAFEPAVALARRLAAAHPKAGDAHLLLGSLLDSQGAAAEAAAAYTQALSVMDRQAPGPLLSLADRLRTIGRLDEAMEAYRAVLDAKPDHRAACQRLAWLYAAHKPDRLAEAERLATTAAGADPTDAASRDTLGWVLFLARKPEAARGEVLAAVALDPRNALYYYHLGMIDFVRGRRAQARRALRVALRLDPKLADAETARTTLKTLDGAAGALDDGFPMP; this is encoded by the coding sequence ATGAGCCTGCGTTCCGCGACAACCGCCCTGGCCGCCTGGCTGCTCGCGACGGCGTCCGTCGCGGAACCCATCCTCACGTGGCCCTCCCTCGAGGCTCCGCGCGAGGGCCGAGGCGGCCTCTTCACCTCCTGGAGCGCCGACCAGCGCCAGGTGGCCGAGGCCCTCCGGCGCCTGGAGCGGGCCGACCCTGACCGGGAACTCGACACCCTCCGCCGCTGGGCCGCGGAGGACCCCACCGATCTGGCCACAGGCGACGCCCTGGCGGTGCGTCTCTGGCGAACCGGGCGGCTCCCCGCCGCCGTGGCCGAGTTCCGCCGCGTGCTGCTGCTCGACCCCGCCTACGAGCGCAGCCGCCTGAACCTGGCCGACCTCTTCCGCGAGATCGGGGCGCCTGACCGCGCGATCCGGGAACTGAACGAGGGGATCGGCCTCGCCCCCGCCTCCACGCGCCTGCGTCGCTGCCTCGCCGAGCTGTGCTCCTCCCGGCGCCGCCACCGCGACGCGGCGGAGGCGTGGCGGCAGATCGCCGCCCTCAAGGCGGAGGACCCCTACCCGCTGATCAATGTCGCCTGGGAGCTCGCCCTCAACGGGCAGAGCGCGGACGCGAAGTCGGCCCTGGCCAAGGCGTTGGAACGGGTCGCCGGCAAACCCGAGGCCCTGCTCGCCGTGGCCGAGGTGCATCGCGCGCTGGGCCAGTTCGCCGCCGCTCAGGCCATCTGGGACGACACCCTCCGGCGGCAACCGAGCAACGGCCCCGTGATGGCCCAGCTTGGCCTGCTGCACCTGCGCGACGGGGAGTTCGCCCGAGCCAGCGAGCGGTTCGCCCAGGCCCTGGAGCAGCCGGGCGCCGACGCCACGGCGTTCGGCGGAGCCGTGGCGGCGGCACACGCCCGCAGCGACCGCGACGGGGTCGTCGAGTTCGCCCGCCGCATGCGGGCGGCAGGCCATACCCGCCTCGTGAGCGCTCTGCTCGCCAACTGGTGGCTCTCGGAGGGGGACGCCGGCGCGGTGCAGGCCGTGTGGGCGCTCGTGCCGGGGGGGAGCCCGGAGGAGCGGGCCGCCTACGACCAACTGCTGAGCGCGACCCGGGATAACCCCGAGGCGCGCCGCAGGCTGGCGCTCCTTCTGAGCCAGGCCGAGGTGTTCCGCTCGGCGGGCTGGCTGAACGCCGCGGCCGCGGCGCTCGAGGCCGCCCGCCAGCTCGCGCCCTCGGGCGTGGCCATCGGGCTGGCCCTGGCCGATTGCTGCGCCGCCGCGGGCGACTACAGCCGCGAGCTCAGCCTCCGCCAGGAACTCGCGCGCGAGGCCCCCGACAGCGTTGCCGCCTGCCAGGGCCTGGTGCGGGCCTACCTCGAGCGCCGCCAGTGGGCGCAAGCCGACGAGGTCAACAACGAGTTCATCCAGCGCATCTTCGACGAGGTCGAGAGCCGCGTCACGGCCGCCACGCGCGCCATTGGCTCCGGCGACTACGAGGCCGCCCTGACCCACTGCCGCGCCGCCCTGCGCAGGCACCCTCTGGACGACCGGCTCTACCGCCTCCAGCTCGACGCCCTGCTGCGCCTGGGGCGGCCCGCCGACGCCATGCTCATCGTGCGCAACCGCGAGGGGGCCTCGCCCACCTTCGTGCCCGGACCGCTCGAGCGCGGGCTCCTGGCCCTCACCGCCGGGCAACTCGACGAGGGCCTCGCCCACGTCCAGCGCGGCTTCCGAAACGCGCCCCGCGACCATTGCCTCTGGCTGCTCGCCGCCCTGCTCCTCGAGAAGAAGGGCGATCTGGCCGCCGCCGCCGTCCACTGCCAGGTGGCCGCCTGGCTCCAGCCCGATTGCTTCTCGACCCAACTGGCCGCGGCGCGCGCCGCGGCGCACGCCGGCCTGCCCGCCCTCGGCGCCGAGGCGTACCGCGCCGCGCTCGACCTCCGCGAGGCCAGCCCTGAGCTGCGCCTGGAGTTCGCCGACGCCCTGACGAGCTGGGGCCGCCACGCCGAGGCCCGGGACCTGCTGGCCTCCATCGTGCCCGCCACCGCCGCCCAGCGCGACGCTGTGAACTCGCGCCTCGCCGAGGCGTGGCTCGCCCAGGGGCAGGCGCCGCGGGCGCTCGAGCTGGCGCAAAGCATCCTGAGCCGCGACGCAGCCGACCCCGTGGCCCGGCGCGTCGCCGTGCTCGCCTGCCGCGACGTGGGCGACCTGGCCACGGCGATCCAGGTGTGCGAAGCGGCGGACAAGGCTCCCGGGGCGCGGCGGCCAGATGCCGACCTGGGGCTCCTCTACCTTCTGGACCTGCGGTACAGGGAGGCGGAGGGCCGCCTCGCGGACGCGCTGGCCTCGACCGAGGGCGCGGCCCGGGCCAGCCTGCGCACGATGCAGGCCATCGCGTGCATCGCCCAGGGGCTCAACGACCGAGCCGTGGGCGCGCTCGCCGACGCCCGCGACGCCCTGCCGGCCAATGCCCGCCCAGGGGAGCCGCTCCTCCTCGCCCTCGGCTCGACCGGCGCGGATGCCGCGGCCGCGGCCCTCGAACTCCAGAGCCGCCACGACAGGCCGAGCGCGGCCATGGCCGGCTGGCTCCGCTCCGTCATGGCGCGTTTCGCGGCCAACCGCGAGCTTGCCGGCCAGGCGCTCGCCGCCTGCGTGGCCGAAGCCCAGGCATGGCACACTCGGTCGGCCGAGCTCTTCGCCGCCGCCCTGGGACGCGCACCCGAGGAGCCCTGGCTTCTCTACAAGGCAGCGGAGGCGCACGCCCGGCTGCGGGCGTTCGAGCCTGCCGTGGCGCTGGCCCGCCGGCTCGCCGCCGCACATCCGAAGGCGGGCGATGCGCACCTGCTCCTGGGGTCGCTGCTCGACAGCCAGGGGGCCGCCGCAGAGGCAGCCGCCGCCTACACGCAGGCCCTCTCTGTCATGGACCGTCAGGCGCCGGGGCCCTTGCTCTCCCTGGCGGACCGGCTGCGCACCATCGGCAGACTGGACGAGGCTATGGAGGCCTACCGGGCGGTTCTCGACGCGAAGCCCGACCATCGGGCGGCGTGCCAGCGCCTGGCCTGGCTCTACGCGGCCCACAAGCCCGACCGGCTCGCCGAGGCCGAGCGGCTCGCCACGACGGCGGCCGGCGCCGACCCCACCGACGCGGCCAGCCGCGATACGCTCGGCTGGGTGCTCTTCCTGGCCAGGAAACCAGAGGCCGCCCGCGGCGAGGTTCTGGCCGCCGTGGCGCTCGACCCTCGGAACGCCCTCTACTACTACCACCTGGGCATGATCGACTTCGTGCGCGGCCGCCGTGCGCAGGCCCGCCGCGCCCTGCGCGTGGCGCTGCGGCTGGACCCCAAGCTGGCCGACGCGGAGACCGCGCGCACGACCCTCAAGACCCTCGACGGCGCGGCCGGCGCGCTCGACGACGGGTTCCCGATGCCGTGA